The genomic stretch GCATCGCCGTCGCCGTGATGACGGCGAACACCAGCCAGGTGTGACGGAAATGAGAGAGCTCGATGACGAGCGCGTGCGCCGCGAGGGCGCCGAAGAGGCCGTAGAGCTGCTCGACGCCGAGCGGGCGGAAGCCCGCGGCTACGGCCGTTCGGATCCGCCCGAGCATCAGGAAGAGCCCGCCGAGGATCCCGAGCCAGCCGGCGAGGCCGAAGACGCCGCGCTCGGCGAGCATGCCGAGGTACTCGCTGTGGGCGGAGTGCTTGTCGCCCGTCGTGGCGGCCTCGACGTCGGCGAGGTTGCCGGGTCCGATGCCGCCCGGCTTCTGCGCGACGAGCTTCAGGATGTTCTCCCAGATGGGCAGGCGCTCGGAGGCGCCCTTCAGCGCCGCGCCGCCGACCTCGGTCCGGCTGCCGCTGAACCGCTCGACGGCGAGCTGCTGGAGCTGGTCGTGAAAGACGCCGACGATGCCGAGGAGGGTGCCGGCGAGGACGAGGACGGTGCCGAGCTGCTTGGGCTTCCAGAAGCCGGGGTAGGCCGCGACGGTGACCCCGCAGCCGCCGATCAGGCTGACCAGGCAGCCGTTCGAGTGGGTGGAGAGGACGCCGAGCCCGAGGAGCGGCAGCCCGGCGTAGAAGATCCGGCGTCCCGCGGCCGCCGCCGCCCACGTGATGAAGAACGCCCCGACCAGATAGTCGCCGAACATGTTCGGGTTCTCGAACGTGCCCGTGGCGCGCTTGGTGCCCGCGAAGCGGCCGCCGAAGAGGCCGAGGTGGGCGTCGGCGACGGTCAGGAAGGCGACGCCGCAGGCGACCACGATGAAGATCATCGCCACGTCCTCGATGCGGCAGCGGCGGGTCAAGAAGTGGGCGAGCGTGACGTACCAGACGTAGAGGTAGAGGTCCTCGACGACGGTGAGCGCCGACCGCAAACGCTCGTCGGCGGCGAAGAGGCCGGTGCAGCTGCCGAGCTGGATCACCCAGAACCCGAGCGCCAGCGGGAAGAGCATCTTCTCGCGGCGGGCGAGGAGCCAGCACCAGTAGAGGCCCACGAACAGCGCGTTGACGCCGTCCATCGGCGTGGTGTGCGCCGGGCCCTGGATGGCGACCAGGGGCAGCGCCACCATCATGGCGGCCATCACCAGGAAGCTGCCGCGCGCGCGCGGCTCCGCCCCGGCGATGGGCGAGTGGGCGGCCATCGTCATGCGGAGCGCTGCTCCACCTGCAAGGCCTCGGCGATGGCCGGCTGGCGCGCGTCGGCGAGCCCGCGCGCGAAGAGGGCGTTGCGATAGACGCGGACGAGGCGCTGCACCACCTGCTCCTCGTCGAAGTGCTCGCGCGCGTACTGGACGGCGCGGGCGCCCATCTGGCGGCGGAGCTCGGCGTCGTCGAGCAGGCGGCCGAGGCGGTCGGCCAGGGCCTCCGCGTCGCCGAGCGGCACCAGGAAGCCGGTCTGCGCGTTCACCACCACCTCGCGCGTGCCCTTGACGTCGGTCGCCACCACCGGCACGCCGACCGCCGCCGCCTGCATGAGGGCGCGCGGGATCCCCTCCTTCACCGAGGTGAGGACCGCGACGTCGGCCGCCGCGGTGAGCTCCGGGACGTCGTAGCGGTAGCCGAGGAACTCGACAGCGTCGGCGAGGCCCGCCGACGCGAGCTCGCGCTCGTAGCCCTCGCGCGACGGGCCCTCGCCCACCAGCTTCAGGATCGCGTCGTGGCGACGCCTCAAGATGTCGAAGGCGCGGAAGAGCATGGTGTGGTTCTTCACGGCCTCGAGGCGCGCGACGCAGAGGAGGACGGGCCGCGGGTTCTCGGGCATCCGGGCGCGCGGCCGGAATTGGCCGAGGTCGATGCCGTTGCCGACGTGGCACACGCCCTGCCGGGGCCGGATGCCGAGGCGCCGGATCTCCTCCACCTCCTGCCGGTTCTGGCAGAGCAGCAGGTCGCAGAAGCGGGAGAGCCAGCGCTCGGCCGCGACCCACGGCAGGCGGCGCAGCGCGCTCATGTTCTCGTGGAAGTGGAAGCCGTGCGTGGTGTGGATCACGAGCGGCACCCGGGCGAGCCGGGCCGCGACCCGCCCGACGGCGCCGGTGATCGAGTTATGGGTGTGCACGATGGTGTAGCGCTCGGCCCGCATGTGGCCGACGAGGCGGCCGAGGAGGCGGCCGAGGCTCGCGGGCGACATGTCGCGCGGGATGTCGAGCGCCGTGACCCGCGTGGTCTCGAGGTCGAGGCGGGCGAGGTGAGGGCCCGGGCTGCAGACGATGTCGTTCACGAATTCGGTGTTGCGGTTGATCCAGGCGGCCCGGTACGCAAGGAAGTTGAGGGCCGCATGGTCCGTGTTGACGATGTCGAGGATGCGGAGCCCGCTATTCATGCCTTCTCCTGGTCCCTGGCAGGGGGCGGCAGGATCTCGTCCGCGCTGCGGGCGGCCGGGCCGTTGCTGTAGTAGCGGTAGTAGCCCTCGTCGCCCCGGCCGCGGTTGAGGACCACGCCGACGGGCACGCCGCCCGTCTGGAGGACGCGCTCGATCGCCAGGCGCGCGTCGTCCTGGCGGCTGCGCCCGCTCTCGGCGACGAAGACCACGCCGTCGGCGAGGTTCGCGAGGAGGAGCGCGTCGCTCACCGCCAGCACCGGCGGCGAGTCGAGCACCACGAACTCGAACCGCTCGCGGGCGTCCTGCAGGAGCTTGCACATGAGCCACGAGGTGAGCAGCTCGGTCGGGTTCGGCGCGGGATGGCCCGCGGCCAGCAGCGAGAGGTTCTCGACGTGCGTCGTCTGGATCGGCTCCTCGGCGACGCGGCCGGTCAGGTAGTCGCCGAGGCCGGGGCTCGGCGCGACGCCGAGCGTCGTGTGACAGCGCGGCTGGCGGAGGTCGGCGTCGACGAGGAGGACCTTGGCGCCGCAGGTGGCGAGCGCCGCGGCCATGTTGACCGCGGTCGTCGTCTTGCCCTCGGCGCCCGTGGCGCTCGAGACCAGGATGACGCGCGGCGAGATGGCGCGGGAGAGGAGCAGCGCCGTGCGGAGCGTCCGGTAGGCCTCCGCCGGCGGCGGCACGGAGCCGTTGCCGAGCAGCAGCGGCGGCGAGGCCGGGTCGGCAGCGGGCTTGGCGCCGTTGCCGTTGGCGTGACCGTTGCCGTTGGCGTGACCGTTGGCGTGGGCGTGACCGTTGCCGTTGGCGTGGCCGTTGCCGTTGGTGTGGCCGTTGCCGGAGCCGAACCGGACGAGCCCCGCGGCCGCGCCGAGCGCGCGGCGGAGGCGGGCATTGCGCTCGCCGAGGACGCCGTCGAAGTTCGGGACGACGGCGAGCGTGCCGAGGCCGGTGGCCCGGTGGATGTCGCGGGCGTCGCGGATGGTGAGGTCCGAGGACTCGCGCAGGAAGGCGATGCCCGTCCCGAGGAGGAGCCCGGTCACCGCGCTGAGGATGAGGAAGAGCTTGGTGGCCGGGAAGGAGGGCCACTGCGGCGCCACCGCCGGCTCGGCCACGGTGATGTTCGAGAGGCTCGACTGGCCGGCGACGTTCAGGTCCTTGATGCGCGCGAGCAGGTTGTCGTGGAGCGCCTTCGTCGTCTCGACCTCGCTGGTGAGCGCGAGGAACTCGCCCTCGACGTCCTTGCGGGCGAGCAGCGATTTCCGCTGCGCCTCGAGCTCGTTCTTCAGCTGCTCGGTGGTCGCCTTCGAGGCCAGGTACTTTGCCTCCACACCCTTCACGACCTTGGCGGTCTCCTGCTCGAGCAGCTTGTGGGCGTGGTCGAGCTGGCCGGAGAGCTGCCGGAGCGGCGGGTAGGTCGGGCGGAACTTGAGCGCGAGGAGCGCATGCTCGACCTCGAGCCGGTCGTAGTTCTCGCGCAGGTTCTGGATGAGCGGGCTGTGGAGCACGGCGGGCAGGCTGTCGTAGTTGCCCCGCTCGACGATCTGGTACTCGGCCTCGAGCGCGAACAGCTGCCCCTGGGCCTCGGTGAGCCGCTTCGAGAGGTCCATGAGCCGCTCGCTCGCCACGTCCTTCTGCAGGACGACGGGCAGGAGGTTGTGCGCGGCCTGGAACTTCATGAGCTTCGTCTCCGCCTCCTGCATGCGGGTCTGGAGCTCGGCGAGCTTGGTCTGGAGGAAGGTCCGGATCTGGTCCATCGACTCGTAGAGCCGCTCGAGGCCGGCCTTCACGAAGAGCTGCGCGTGCGCATTGGCGACGGCGGCCGAGAGCTTCGGATCCGGCGTCGTGAACTGCACCGACACCAGACGCGTGCCGCGCACCGGGAGGATGGTGAGCTGCTTCAGGTACTGGCTGACGACCGGCGCGGGTACGCCCGTGCCGTTGTCGGGGTTGGGCGGCGGGGCGACGTGGAGGAAGCTCGGGATCTTCACCCAGCTCGGGAGGTAGGACACCTGCCAGTGGGCGGCGTTCTTCGCGAGCCCCTGCTCCTCGATCACGCGGCGCACCAGGCTCGGGCTCTGGAGCAGCGTGAACTGCGTGAGGTAGTAGTCGTACTTCGAGCCGAGGGACGCCGGGATGTTGAAGGGCGACTGCGCGGCGTTCGCATCCTGGCCGCTCAGGACCTCGGGCCCCTTGCCCTCGATCAGCACGTTCGCGGAGCCGAGGTAGGCGGGCGTCGCGAGCAC from Deltaproteobacteria bacterium encodes the following:
- a CDS encoding O-antigen ligase family protein, whose amino-acid sequence is MTMAAHSPIAGAEPRARGSFLVMAAMMVALPLVAIQGPAHTTPMDGVNALFVGLYWCWLLARREKMLFPLALGFWVIQLGSCTGLFAADERLRSALTVVEDLYLYVWYVTLAHFLTRRCRIEDVAMIFIVVACGVAFLTVADAHLGLFGGRFAGTKRATGTFENPNMFGDYLVGAFFITWAAAAAGRRIFYAGLPLLGLGVLSTHSNGCLVSLIGGCGVTVAAYPGFWKPKQLGTVLVLAGTLLGIVGVFHDQLQQLAVERFSGSRTEVGGAALKGASERLPIWENILKLVAQKPGGIGPGNLADVEAATTGDKHSAHSEYLGMLAERGVFGLAGWLGILGGLFLMLGRIRTAVAAGFRPLGVEQLYGLFGALAAHALVIELSHFRHTWLVFAVITATAMQAAARTAGAGSRPRLAPLFAEAA
- a CDS encoding glycosyltransferase family 4 protein encodes the protein MNSGLRILDIVNTDHAALNFLAYRAAWINRNTEFVNDIVCSPGPHLARLDLETTRVTALDIPRDMSPASLGRLLGRLVGHMRAERYTIVHTHNSITGAVGRVAARLARVPLVIHTTHGFHFHENMSALRRLPWVAAERWLSRFCDLLLCQNRQEVEEIRRLGIRPRQGVCHVGNGIDLGQFRPRARMPENPRPVLLCVARLEAVKNHTMLFRAFDILRRRHDAILKLVGEGPSREGYERELASAGLADAVEFLGYRYDVPELTAAADVAVLTSVKEGIPRALMQAAAVGVPVVATDVKGTREVVVNAQTGFLVPLGDAEALADRLGRLLDDAELRRQMGARAVQYAREHFDEEQVVQRLVRVYRNALFARGLADARQPAIAEALQVEQRSA
- a CDS encoding polysaccharide biosynthesis tyrosine autokinase; its protein translation is MKGSTDMTENHQPLAPYLMRPPRRWDATLPPENEGGFVQDILGLLRRRWQIIAKTAGALFTLTLLYCVLATPAYLGSANVLIEGKGPEVLSGQDANAAQSPFNIPASLGSKYDYYLTQFTLLQSPSLVRRVIEEQGLAKNAAHWQVSYLPSWVKIPSFLHVAPPPNPDNGTGVPAPVVSQYLKQLTILPVRGTRLVSVQFTTPDPKLSAAVANAHAQLFVKAGLERLYESMDQIRTFLQTKLAELQTRMQEAETKLMKFQAAHNLLPVVLQKDVASERLMDLSKRLTEAQGQLFALEAEYQIVERGNYDSLPAVLHSPLIQNLRENYDRLEVEHALLALKFRPTYPPLRQLSGQLDHAHKLLEQETAKVVKGVEAKYLASKATTEQLKNELEAQRKSLLARKDVEGEFLALTSEVETTKALHDNLLARIKDLNVAGQSSLSNITVAEPAVAPQWPSFPATKLFLILSAVTGLLLGTGIAFLRESSDLTIRDARDIHRATGLGTLAVVPNFDGVLGERNARLRRALGAAAGLVRFGSGNGHTNGNGHANGNGHAHANGHANGNGHANGNGAKPAADPASPPLLLGNGSVPPPAEAYRTLRTALLLSRAISPRVILVSSATGAEGKTTTAVNMAAALATCGAKVLLVDADLRQPRCHTTLGVAPSPGLGDYLTGRVAEEPIQTTHVENLSLLAAGHPAPNPTELLTSWLMCKLLQDARERFEFVVLDSPPVLAVSDALLLANLADGVVFVAESGRSRQDDARLAIERVLQTGGVPVGVVLNRGRGDEGYYRYYSNGPAARSADEILPPPARDQEKA